Below is a genomic region from Erigeron canadensis isolate Cc75 chromosome 7, C_canadensis_v1, whole genome shotgun sequence.
ATCGTACTAATGTAACGATTCATCTCTATTATATTAATGCACCGATCGATATTACTGGCTATTTTAAAATTAGATATACTCAATAATAAGTAGCTTCGAAACTTGGATAACTAAATTACTACAAAGCTTGCAATTTGCAACAATAAAGCAAACaaaacaatgtatatatatatggtcataCAACACCTTCTTCTACTTTAGCAACCTCCCCTTTTCCGGCTAGTGTAATCACATGACCACCATCACCCGCCACGTATCGCCATaatcttcctttcaaccacccAAAACAATCTCTATGCTTCATAACCTTATCTAGTGGTGCCTCAGCCACCCGTCTGCTATAAATCCTTCCGGCCATACACGAAAGAATTGTAACAACCATCAATACCGACATGACCGCAAAAAAAGGACCCATGGATCCGGGAGATGGCACTTTATTTGCTAATGTTATGGGTTCTTGTTCTTCTGGCTGCTGGGCTTGTGGTAATGCATTTGATAGTGAGGTAGCCATTAGTTAGTTTGCATATAAGGAAtcaaatgtatgtatatatgtgggTAATGTATTACTAGTATTTATAAAGCCATGCATGGAATATACTTTTGGCTTTTTGAAGATGCAACTCAAAGTTAACCACATCACATGAAAAGGCAAAATGGTGAGTAAGTAAAGGCTGGTTTAAGTAAATTAAGGATTCTTTTGCTTTATAGAAGCAGCCTTTGTTTTAGCTCCCTACTTCCTAGTTAAGCTTCCTCAATGGATAATACATTATTAGTTAGCTAGCTACTTAGCTACATCAATATTCAATATGTAGCCAATTAATATAGCTACATTAATCGTGTAAAAAAATATTGGTacagaaatttatatatatatatcatcattaaTTTTTGTACAGAAAACCATACAAAACTGATCAACTAGAATTAATTTTGAACCATGATCTATAAGGCAAAATCCTTTGTCGATTGCGATTGATCTAGGTCTCTTGGCTATTAAGTTGGTTCATATTATTTGAAAGTTTACAAATTCACGAATACATTTCTTAATTAGCTAGCTCTAATCATaccataatttttataaacattttcCAACACGTAGCAAAATGCTATTAGATCAATAAAATGTAAGTTTTAAAATGTTGGGAAATAAATATCATCgtcaaaataattataattgtattCATATAGTTCATCATATGTAGTTCGTGAATTGATTACATTATTATTGCTTTGATTTATCTAAGTACTGTCCAGTTCAAGTGATCATTCAACGGAAAACATGAACACATAGCTAGCATGCCTTGTCGAAATGGAAATCAACAACATAGCAATATACTAATGAAACAGAACAAAACAACAAGATAGGTCAGCCAAAAATTTTAATGTTGGCATTTTAATTATCGAACATATAGTGGGCatataaaactttgaatttcaaattGAAATGGCACTTTGAGTTTGTGAAGAAATTAGTGATCTAAAAGATGAACACTCTAGTTTTAGGCACGaaccaaaaaataatttttttttatcaaaattttacAATTCAGGTGTTTGGATTTCAAAATACAATAGTATTTCagtaaagaataaaaatgatttgggCCCTTTTATTCTTCCGGATTGGGCTTAATGATAAAAGAGAACAACATTAgacatttttttcttattaatgatatttattatggttttaggtaaaataaaacaagtattaaagtaaaacaaataaaacaatatgtttctatTCACTGAatatcaccgtgcatcatgaaaatcatcgtgtatcaattgattcgtgaatcttcgtgcatcaatttaactatgatctaagggtcaagatcttgtcttatttgttttactttaatatttgttttacaatacccaacctctatttattattattgaaatatttattttacgattgtttttaatttacaaattttgtatttaaaatttatttacttaAGTTTTATCTATCcgacttttaaaaattttattatcttCTTTCCaaaagtttatttctttttttcttgtgtaaaaattgttttcatcaaatttttagtttaatttgtaTTGGTTTCTAAGTTATTTACAAACATTACCTCAGCTTATGAAGTTAATCGATTTTCCCCCTTTAAACATTGCACATAAAATGTAaatagaaaaatcaaaaatttttgaaaatgattgCAAATTATATTAGTTCAGATATGTGAATAACTAAATTATATTACTCCTTCAAACATCTGGTTACTGGCACCTAGTCAACTAGATACactatatattgaaaattatgGGATGCGTTCAAATCTTCAGCATCATACCAAATCTTTAATCCGGGATGATTAAATGACATGGAATTGTTTGAGAAGACCTATGCTACAGTAGATGCTTTATAAATACAAGAAAACTTGTGATCAAAAAGTGTGCTCCGTGTACAAAGTGTGCACCACAAGCTGAATCTTTCCGATCACCAACATTCAAAAGCCTTACAAATCAATTGTATAGTTTAGAATTAGTATTTTATAAGCTCACAAGAAACTTTTGGTGATTGTATATCCAAAAGTTATTCAATAAAACTTCATGAAATTAGGATCAGTTTCAATATGTGTAAAATCTGTACATTAGGATTTCGTCCTGAAATTTGTTATAAATCTGTTTATGGTTTACTTAGTTACGCGTGAAGCTTCGTCGATTTTAGTTACCATCCGTTTGAGTTTTGGGTTTGCAAAAGAGCTATTATTGGTTGCCATAGCACACCGCTCGAGTGAAACGAAATAGTCTGTTGGGCGCAAGTTTTGACCGCCGGTTAGAGCATTCATAGTCGTAGGCACTCATCCTCTAAGGACTAGTCCATGTCAGCACCACATCAGCCCAAGGACTAaccaaggactaatcccccaAAACACCCACAATCCAATGACTAGTCTAGGACccaccatttatttatttttaaacaactaaaaatacaatatatacatatacatatatatatataaacttaaaaaaatcattcaattaattaaaaaaacatacttcattcataaaatttaaacaaaatatataaaaaaacttagaaaaaaaaattataacacaCATTAAACTAGAAAATTAAAACGACATTGTTCGgtacataataaaaattaaaaccacaTATTAAACCAACTAAAAAACCATCTAAACACCGCGGGGACCTCAGACTAACGGTGTATACTCTGCCATGAGCTTCTTCTTCGCGTCCTTGATGAACATCTTCTCCTCTTCGTCCAACTCAGTCGTTCCCATTAAAGAAAGTGCCGAATACATTGTCCTTTTTGTTTCTTCCTCGCGTATTCAAGCTAGTGACTCCTTTTGGGACTCCATAATCTCTTGTGAGGTGCTACAATGCCTCTCTAGTTGTGCTGCAATGTCTGATGCTGATGAGCGAGCTGAACCTGCATCAGAAGAGGCGGAAGTGCGGGGAGTCTTTGATTTAGCTGGACGCGCATACGGGTCGGGCCCAAAGAGTTCGTTTTTGGTTCCAAGATCGACGGGTTCATAGGCAGGAACATCATCTTCACTTTCAACATCCACAACTCCCGGTCTTCGGTTTttcatgttacgacccaaaacATCCACGGCGGAAGGCGTGAGAATCAACGACTTATCCTTCAAAAGTAACCAACAATTATACATGTTAAACGGGGCTCCAACTTCGTCTTTGTAGGCTTGTCGCGCCTCTTCCATCACTTGGGCGTCGTTTTCTCCGCTAATTCGGTTATCATCGTACTTGGAATAAATGGCATTGAACTTAGCAACTTGGGCTCGAATCTTCCTCCATTTCGATGTCATTTGattcttgtttttttgaaattcCACTTGTGCATTGTAGTTCTCAATCACTGTGTCCCAAAAATATCACCCTTTCTATCGGTCCCAAAGTCTGGATCTTCAGACGCATCGAGCCAACACTCAGTCAAAATCTTCATCTCCAACTCGGTCCAAGCTTTCTTCGTCTCGGGTGGGTCGACTGCAGCTCCCTTTTTGCGACTCGCCATGCGTTTAACTTTCCTTTGGATGGATGACTCTGGTATATCGACTGGTGGTGGCTGTGGTGGTGGTTGGACCGCGACTTGTGGCGGAAGTTGGGTTGAgggttgttgttgttgggaTAACCATTGTTGATAGTGTAGCCATTGTTGGTATTGATAATCGTTTGGTGATGGTATGTAGGGTGGATACTGTGTTGTGGATGGTGAATTGTGAGATTCTTGAGATGGAGCAGAGGAGTCAATGGGCGAGAAGTTAAGCGTCGCGTTATTGGGGTCGTCACCCCTTTGGTTGCTAAGGTTTCTAGACATTTTGATGGGTGTTGTTTTGGAAAAATGGGTGTTGTTGGTTGCTATGTGATGGCCGGCGGGTAtggtgtatatgtatatatgtgtttggGAAGACAAAGTGTTTGGGGAAGAAgacaatgtatatatatggtgcATGCATGGGTCGGTCAACATGACCGTTGCTTTCTAAcgtttaaaattttgaattttgccttcaatttaaaaataaaaaaacatagatCCGTTCGTCTCTGTGGGGACGAGGTGCTCTAGAACGAAGCATGGACGAGTGACACCTAACGGTGTGCACTCGTCCTAGTTGCAGGAACGAGCGAGGGACGAGCTAGAACGTATCCACTGTGAATGCTCTTATAATGAGACTTTAATAAATCAACATCAGTAtttatactcccttataaaaatGATTGGATGGTGTTGaaaatttaagggtattatagatattttaagtggagatgtttaaatttaaGACATTTAAATTTGCTTGGAtggtttataaaaatgattGGATGGTGTTTAAATTTAAGACATTTAAATTtgcttattttaaaagttggtggtatatattgtatattatttcattaagggtattatagatattttaagtgaaaatgtttaaattaatgaataaaagggaGAGATtagttaattcattaagggtagaaTAATCATTTAGCATGAAGACATTTTTATGAGAGATGGAGTGTTGAAAAATGTTAGGCGAAAGAGTGTGATAATctttactacattataaagtatttgttcccttaattttttcaactttaattaagtgaaaaccccaaaataccctatcacttattcataatacccttaaaagaaaatctcaaccactcatttttttctctctcctcaaatctcagccacttatttttctctctcattcataaatcattttatttatctaattcattcaaaatcttttatctcaaaaaccgtacatcgataaattataaaaattatatgggtgttcttaaaatttcatgttctttcattaaaaatgtaattcgatatacttttgacgaatttttaaatccgagggcggagcccagacggctaagacatttggctatcacactctatgacctatcacctcctatgacctatcaccccaccatctcaccgccgcaacacgcgagTACTTTGTCTCGTTTTTATAAAGTATTAGAAATAGAGATGTTAGAATTTTCACTTATTGgcttattgttttattaattgGATGGGTTAAGTATTTGTtaatgtaagtaactt
It encodes:
- the LOC122606520 gene encoding uncharacterized protein LOC122606520, with translation MATSLSNALPQAQQPEEQEPITLANKVPSPGSMGPFFAVMSVLMVVTILSCMAGRIYSRRVAEAPLDKVMKHRDCFGWLKGRLWRYVAGDGGHVITLAGKGEVAKVEEGVV